One genomic window of Paramormyrops kingsleyae isolate MSU_618 chromosome 22, PKINGS_0.4, whole genome shotgun sequence includes the following:
- the LOC111856311 gene encoding uncharacterized protein, translating to MESLSSQVPASGSGSGHSSGLEGLDMYSSYSESLPSPPGNVPRQGRLLKPKPNGSCRRKREFISDEKKDASYWEKRRKNNEAAKRSREKRRLNDMVLENRVMALNDENLRLKTELLQLKLRFGLISTSSYMEKSQQIASGGGLAGAGGGAASGHYFSSAYSSSSQVLMNSDSSEAEQSGLGEGHTLLAKYSPRGSLSDMSDGSSRDSPEPVGCEIKRENAAMDIGGLEVDIAGSPGGSAAHILFGIHSSRLPAHHQHTHSHHHHGEPVASPPAAPPVPQRSVILYRSSNTPYCTEKRSPSAPPPPPPAPHQQTFSATHSAQTHMDPPGAKNPETLVEGSEQLENTTLESLSYEFSERTEGHAYRHTRPLQEQDGATLIPDLHPSREETQAHLYHQHSYNGPHDEDPPVLTYEGGSRPEAYFQECPASTKDTSSSDGDPRSSDKDTSTDDESPSSSCSEAASYRQRPPAESQATSFLPPGTVPSNQSPEAQAEVRGTALPHKLRLKLRAMSGSGSQCDGASAPPLPQHPYLALAPSSHQATGKHAESWTPVASHKQTSSFLETEEGWKDCGKKETAGRPCRNKRRD from the coding sequence ATGGAGAGTCTCTCCTCCCAAGTCCCAGCATCAGGTTCTGGCTCCGGTCACAGTAGTGGCCTGGAGGGATTGGACATGTACTCTAGTTACAGTGAGAGCCTCCCATCACCACCGGGCAATGTGCCGCGCCAAGGCCGCCTGCTTAAGCCCAAGCCCAATGGTAGCTGCCGGCGCAAGCGCGAGTTCATCTCTGACGAGAAGAAGGATGCCTCATACTGGGAGAAGCGCCGCAAGAACAACGAGGCGGCCAAGCGGTCGCGGGAGAAGCGGCGGCTCAACGACATGGTGCTGGAGAACCGCGTCATGGCGCTGAATGATGAGAACTTACGGCTGAAGACGGAGCTTCTGCAGCTGAAACTGCGCTTCGGCCTCATCAGCACATCCTCCTACATGGAGAAGAGCCAGCAGATAGCCAGCGGGGGCGGTCTGGCTGGAGCTGGAGGTGGTGCTGCTTCCGGACATTACTTCTCCAGTGCCTACTCCAGCAGTTCTCAGGTTCTGATGAACTCGGACTCCTCTGAGGCCGAACAATCCGGCCTGGGGGAGGGCCACACCCTCCTGGCTAAGTACTCCCCGCGTGGCTCGCTGTCCGACATGTCGGACGGCTCATCCCGCGACAGCCCAGAGCCTGTGGGGTGCGAGATCAAGCGTGAGAATGCGGCCATGGACATCGGCGGGCTGGAGGTGGACATAGCAGGCAGCCCTGGAGGCAGTGCTGCCCACATTTTGTTCGGCATCCACTCCAGCCGACTCCCCGCTCATCACCAGCACACCCACTCGCACCATCACCATGGCGAACCCGTGGCCAGCCCCCCTGCTGCTCCACCGGTCCCCCAGAGGAGCGTCATCCTCTATCGCTCTAGCAACACCCCCTACTGCACGGAGAAGAGGTCACCATCTGCACCGCCACCTCCTCCACCAGCACCTCACCAACAGACCTTCTCTGCAACCCACTCGGCCCAGACTCATATGGACCCCCCTGGTGCTAAGAACCCAGAAACCCTGGTGGAAGGGTCAGAGCAACTGGAGAACACGACTCTGGAGTCCCTGTCATACGAATTCTCTGAGAGGACAGAGGGACATGCTTACAGACACACCCGTCCTCTTCAAGAACAGGACGGTGCCACCCTCATCCCCGACCTACACCCGAGCCGTGAAGAGACACAAGCGCACTTGTACCACCAGCACTCCTACAATGGCCCTCACGATGAGGACCCTCCAGTTCTGACATATGAAGGAGGCTCCAGGCCCGAGGCATACTTCCAGGAGTGTCCAGCTTCAACAAAGGACACCTCTTCCAGTGATGGGGACCCCCGTAGCTCAGACAAAGACACTTCTACTGATGACGAGagtccctcctcctcctgctcggAGGCGGCCAGTTATCGGCAGCGGCCGCCTGCCGAGTCGCAGGCGACGTCGTTCCTGCCGCCGGGCACTGTGCCGTCAAACCAAAGCCCGGAAGCCCAGGCGGAGGTCAGAGGCACCGCCCTGCCTCACAAGCTGCGGCTCAAGCTTCGGGCAATGAGCGGCAGTGGCTCGCAGTGCGACGGAGCGTCCGCCCCTCCGCTGCCTCAGCACCCCTACCTGGCCCTTGCCCCGAGCAGCCACCAGGCAACTGGCAAGCATGCTGAGAGCTGGACGCCCGTGGCATCACACAAGCAGACGTCCTCTTTCCTGGAAACCGAGGAAGGCTGGAAGGACTGCGGCAAAAAGGAGACGGCCGGGCGGCCCTGCCGCAACAAGAGGCGAGACTGA